One Setaria viridis chromosome 3, Setaria_viridis_v4.0, whole genome shotgun sequence DNA window includes the following coding sequences:
- the LOC117850190 gene encoding uncharacterized protein: protein MDQGVSPSPASARAGAGIRWEPHGRMLTACLVALNVFLVLLVYVYFWRFFSRTRGGGGEDGGDVEAASSAASSPKAGDRREVEFAITALPVFVVRRTSSGAGGGADTSPECAICIAEFADGEEGRLLPRCGHRFHARCVDAWFRFHTTCPLCRATVLADAAPAAPSADPTAPSQPSRRTDTDRPSTSTDAGDADSPV, encoded by the coding sequence ATGGATCAGGGCGTGAGCCCCAGCCCTGCtagcgcgcgcgccggcgcgggcaTCCGCTGGGAGCCGCACGGGCGGATGCTGACGGCGTGCCTGGTGGCGCtcaacgtcttcctcgtcctcctcgtctaCGTCTACTTCTGGCGCTTCTTCTCGCgcacccgcggcggcgggggcgaggacggcggcgacgtggaGGCGGCGTCCTCCGCGGCCTCGTCGCCCAAGGCCGGGGACCGGCGGGAGGTGGAGTTCGCCATCACCGCTCTCCCCGTCTTCGTCGTGCGCCGCACCTCgtccggtgccggcggcggcgctgacaCCAGCCCGGAGTGCGCGATCTGCATCGCTGAGTTCGCGGACGGCGAGGAGGGCCGGCTGCTGCCGCGGTGCGGGCACCGGTTCCACGCGCGCTGCGTCGACGCGTGGTTCCGGTTCCACACCacctgcccgctctgccgcgCCACCGTCCTCGCGgacgccgccccggcggcgccaTCGGCGGATCCGACGGCGCCGAGCCAGCCGTCGCGTCGTACGGATACGGATCGGCCGAGTACGAGTACGGACGCGGGGGATGCGGATTCTCCGGTGTGA